The following are encoded in a window of Haloarcula halophila genomic DNA:
- a CDS encoding tRNA (cytidine(56)-2'-O)-methyltransferase, with amino-acid sequence MNDDHDVTVLRLGHRPGRDERMTTHVGLTARALGADRVIMAGSARGRTDTIVDITERFGGPFAVETTEEPKRTIRDFEGRVVHLTMYGEPIQDVVDDVRADHGTGPLLVVVGAEKVPFEVYEHADYNVGVTNQPHSEVASLAVFLDRLFEGRELDREWDDPDRVVVPKATGKKVVEPDDE; translated from the coding sequence ATGAACGACGACCACGACGTGACGGTCCTCCGGTTGGGCCACCGCCCCGGCCGGGACGAGCGGATGACGACCCACGTCGGGTTGACCGCTCGCGCGCTTGGCGCCGACCGTGTCATCATGGCCGGCTCCGCCCGCGGTCGGACGGATACCATCGTCGACATCACCGAGCGGTTCGGCGGCCCCTTCGCCGTCGAGACGACAGAGGAACCCAAACGGACCATCCGCGATTTCGAGGGGCGGGTCGTCCATCTGACGATGTACGGCGAACCGATCCAGGACGTCGTCGACGACGTGCGAGCCGACCACGGGACCGGTCCGCTGCTGGTGGTCGTCGGCGCCGAGAAGGTTCCTTTCGAGGTGTACGAACACGCCGACTACAACGTCGGTGTGACCAACCAACCACACTCCGAGGTGGCGTCGTTGGCCGTCTTCCTCGACCGGCTGTTCGAGGGCCGGGAACTCGACCGCGAGTGGGATGACCCCGACCGCGTCGTCGTCCCCAAAGCGACGGGGAAGAAAGTCGTCGAGCCCGACGACGAGTGA
- a CDS encoding DUF7123 family protein: MTDFSEEDRRILEHLRDSVSRGESYFRAKNIAESIGLSAKQVGARLPRLAEEADEVDIEKWGRARSTTWRVTTS; the protein is encoded by the coding sequence ATGACCGATTTCAGCGAAGAGGACCGACGCATCCTCGAGCATCTCCGGGACAGCGTCTCGCGGGGTGAGAGTTACTTCCGCGCCAAGAACATCGCTGAGTCGATCGGTCTCTCCGCCAAACAGGTCGGTGCACGACTGCCGCGGCTCGCGGAAGAGGCCGACGAAGTCGACATCGAGAAGTGGGGCCGCGCCCGGTCGACGACCTGGCGCGTGACCACCAGTTAG
- a CDS encoding competence/damage-inducible protein A — translation MRVAVVTVGDELLAGDTVNTNAAWLGQQLAQRGVTVERATVVPDRTADIARVVNEYHADYDAVVVTGGLGPTHDDVTIEGVAAAFGQEVVESEEALTWLAEHGGYTRDDLTDGTGEVPEGARVLPNHEGVAPGCVVERCYVLPGVPAEMKRMFEEVAEEFSGDPEHVVAVETSEPESALLDRLAGVREQFPTVGVGSYPGENVTIRFKGTDETAVEEAAAWLRERVDQ, via the coding sequence ATGCGCGTCGCCGTGGTCACCGTCGGGGACGAACTGCTGGCCGGAGACACGGTCAACACGAACGCCGCCTGGCTCGGACAGCAACTCGCACAGCGGGGTGTCACCGTCGAGCGGGCGACGGTCGTTCCCGACAGGACCGCAGATATCGCCCGAGTCGTCAACGAGTACCACGCTGACTACGACGCGGTCGTCGTCACCGGCGGGCTAGGCCCGACCCACGACGACGTGACCATCGAGGGGGTCGCCGCGGCGTTCGGCCAGGAGGTCGTCGAGAGCGAGGAGGCCCTGACCTGGCTCGCGGAACACGGCGGCTACACCCGCGACGATCTGACCGACGGGACCGGTGAGGTCCCCGAGGGTGCGCGGGTCCTGCCGAACCACGAGGGCGTCGCCCCGGGTTGTGTCGTCGAGCGATGTTACGTCCTCCCCGGCGTGCCGGCGGAGATGAAGCGGATGTTCGAGGAGGTCGCCGAGGAGTTCAGCGGCGATCCCGAACACGTGGTCGCCGTCGAGACCAGCGAACCGGAGAGTGCGCTCCTCGATCGGCTCGCAGGCGTCCGCGAACAGTTCCCCACGGTCGGCGTCGGGAGCTACCCCGGCGAGAACGTGACGATCCGGTTCAAGGGGACCGACGAGACGGCCGTCGAGGAAGCCGCAGCGTGGCTCCGCGAGCGCGTCGACCAGTAA
- a CDS encoding LEA type 2 family protein — MRRTRAVAVVGVGLAVLLATGVYIGVLGAPSFTAVENRFTGVSEETTTIGTELVIENPNPIGVRLGGASVDYSVRMNGVPIAAGGREGLQLGTGRSTLAFTTEMDNGQVPAWWYTHVENGERTQVEIDGEVRSSTLGRSLSVTQGDSIETDIIGQFNSTETRPVDANVPLVSDPVLYINETRGTWDRPNLTRQQSPMDLAFTVHNPKSLPYTVSRIGYTVSMNDVEVGSGETTANYVIRPGETETIDARAAIENENLDEWWVTHLQRNQQTQLRIDFSLVLEARGTQIRIPLDPVDYEKSIETDIFGNKAEYPTGGGSSQGDIGDQEPRTATPTGTPDDGVLDTETVTSTDSGSGLLGGNETVTPIPGDSTTDDGILAI; from the coding sequence ATGAGACGGACACGTGCGGTCGCGGTCGTCGGTGTCGGGTTGGCCGTGTTGTTGGCAACTGGGGTATACATCGGCGTCCTCGGCGCACCTTCCTTCACAGCCGTCGAGAACCGATTTACGGGGGTTTCCGAGGAGACGACGACCATCGGGACGGAGCTGGTGATAGAGAACCCGAACCCGATCGGTGTCCGACTGGGCGGGGCGTCGGTCGACTACTCGGTCCGGATGAACGGTGTCCCGATCGCCGCGGGCGGACGTGAGGGGTTGCAACTCGGTACGGGCCGGTCGACGCTCGCGTTTACCACGGAGATGGACAACGGGCAGGTCCCCGCGTGGTGGTACACGCACGTCGAGAACGGTGAACGGACCCAGGTCGAGATCGACGGCGAAGTCCGGTCCTCGACCCTGGGTCGATCGCTGTCGGTCACACAGGGGGATTCTATCGAGACCGACATCATCGGGCAGTTCAACAGCACAGAGACCCGGCCAGTCGACGCGAACGTACCGTTGGTCTCCGATCCAGTCCTCTATATCAACGAGACGCGTGGCACCTGGGACCGACCCAACCTGACCCGCCAGCAGTCGCCGATGGACCTCGCATTCACCGTCCACAACCCCAAGTCGCTCCCCTACACCGTCTCGCGGATCGGCTACACCGTCTCGATGAACGACGTCGAGGTCGGGTCCGGCGAGACGACCGCCAATTACGTCATTCGCCCCGGCGAGACCGAGACCATCGACGCTCGGGCCGCTATCGAGAACGAGAACTTAGACGAGTGGTGGGTCACCCATCTCCAGCGCAACCAGCAGACACAGCTACGGATCGACTTCTCTCTGGTTCTGGAGGCCAGGGGAACCCAGATCCGGATTCCGCTGGACCCGGTCGACTACGAGAAGTCGATCGAGACTGATATCTTCGGGAACAAAGCCGAGTATCCGACCGGAGGCGGATCGAGTCAGGGAGATATCGGCGATCAGGAACCGAGGACGGCGACGCCGACCGGGACCCCGGACGACGGCGTCCTCGATACCGAAACTGTGACGAGTACCGACAGCGGGAGCGGACTACTCGGGGGTAACGAGACAGTCACGCCGATACCTGGCGATTCGACGACCGACGACGGTATTCTCGCTATTTAA
- the tfe gene encoding transcription factor E — protein MAFEDLLEDPVIQKYLHELVGPKGMPVAAAPPDGEVTDEELAEELGLELNDVRRALFILYENDLASYRRLRDEDSGWLTYLWTFEYDEIPEKLEEEMHRLLDGLEERRQYERDNEFYLCENCGIRFEFGEAMEFGFQCPECGNQVESMENTRLVAAMETRIEELRDELNVEHVEA, from the coding sequence ATGGCTTTTGAGGACCTCTTGGAGGACCCCGTCATACAGAAATACCTCCACGAGCTTGTCGGACCGAAAGGGATGCCGGTCGCCGCCGCGCCGCCGGACGGCGAAGTGACCGACGAGGAACTGGCCGAGGAGTTGGGCCTGGAACTGAACGACGTGCGCCGGGCGCTGTTTATCCTCTACGAGAACGACCTGGCGTCGTACCGACGGCTCCGGGACGAGGATTCGGGGTGGCTCACCTATCTCTGGACCTTCGAGTACGACGAGATCCCCGAGAAACTCGAAGAGGAGATGCACCGGCTGCTCGACGGACTCGAAGAGCGCCGGCAGTACGAGCGTGACAACGAGTTCTACCTCTGTGAGAACTGTGGCATCCGCTTCGAGTTCGGCGAGGCCATGGAGTTCGGCTTCCAGTGTCCCGAGTGTGGGAACCAGGTCGAGTCCATGGAGAACACCCGGCTCGTCGCCGCCATGGAGACGCGGATCGAGGAACTGCGCGACGAACTGAACGTCGAACACGTGGAAGCCTGA
- a CDS encoding DUF2110 family protein produces MVVLGTKVYVAGDARDRTLDGLRGIVQDRFGELDVSFDVGLRDDEFPTVTVDGPDATVARNLLREEFGELVTTHEDGETYVGTLEQWDDDGFVLDVGFGQTVRIPTDGLNLGRGSPAQIRKRFGIVQHMPLQFIAGEEPRLADETVDRLYDWSRGNDRVNANSVTRSEARATVNRAGHAQDIVTVERIGLLEQSIICNPDTDAPGLLSDIGQYMPSELLAVVP; encoded by the coding sequence ATGGTCGTCCTCGGAACGAAAGTGTACGTCGCCGGCGACGCCCGCGATCGCACACTCGATGGACTGCGTGGTATCGTTCAGGACCGGTTCGGCGAACTCGACGTCTCCTTCGACGTGGGCCTCCGGGACGACGAGTTTCCGACGGTGACCGTCGACGGCCCCGACGCGACCGTCGCGCGGAACCTGCTCCGCGAGGAGTTCGGCGAACTCGTCACGACCCACGAGGACGGCGAGACCTACGTCGGGACCCTCGAACAGTGGGACGACGACGGGTTCGTGCTGGACGTCGGCTTCGGCCAGACGGTCCGTATCCCGACCGACGGACTGAACCTCGGCCGGGGCTCACCCGCCCAGATCCGCAAACGGTTCGGGATCGTCCAGCACATGCCGCTGCAGTTCATCGCCGGCGAGGAGCCCCGACTGGCCGACGAGACCGTCGATCGGCTCTACGACTGGTCCCGGGGCAACGACCGGGTCAACGCCAACAGCGTCACTCGGTCGGAAGCCCGCGCGACCGTCAACCGGGCGGGCCACGCACAGGACATCGTGACCGTCGAACGCATCGGGCTCCTCGAACAGAGCATCATCTGTAACCCGGACACTGACGCACCGGGGCTGTTGTCGGATATCGGACAGTACATGCCCTCGGAGTTGCTCGCTGTCGTCCCCTGA
- a CDS encoding phosphate uptake regulator PhoU: METRKVQRLGPSTLAMTLPAEWASKHNVEKGDEVSLRMGGKGTLTVLPESVQSEESQATIHAADLNADAVERAIVAQYVLGRRIIHVEAPEGGTLDSAHINAVYNAETQLMGLGVIEETPERIAIRCSVDPEDFTLNNLLERLESTGSTMRNEAIKSLAHGNPDLAQRALNRERQANKIFVLLLRLIFTAYQNPNLARAIGLDDGFPLIGYRSIAKNLELTADNAEDIAEIALEATDHSLNVESSTMRRIREFTDKVNEISELAVQAAVERDYDTAIKVREEYAKIGDREHEILDDLPEMDNESLLQIREVLVSLRQTAEYAVRNAEIATNLALNEESEHTTIE, translated from the coding sequence ATGGAAACGCGGAAAGTCCAACGTCTGGGGCCATCGACGCTCGCGATGACGCTTCCCGCGGAATGGGCGTCGAAACACAACGTCGAGAAGGGCGACGAGGTGTCGCTACGGATGGGTGGCAAGGGCACGCTGACGGTCCTGCCCGAGTCGGTCCAATCGGAAGAATCGCAGGCGACGATCCACGCCGCGGATCTCAACGCCGATGCGGTCGAGCGAGCCATCGTCGCACAGTACGTACTCGGCCGACGGATCATCCACGTCGAAGCCCCGGAGGGGGGCACACTCGATTCGGCACACATCAACGCCGTCTACAACGCCGAGACGCAGTTGATGGGCCTTGGCGTCATCGAGGAGACGCCCGAACGGATCGCGATCCGGTGTTCCGTCGACCCCGAGGATTTCACGCTGAACAATCTGCTGGAACGGCTGGAGTCGACCGGGTCGACGATGCGTAACGAGGCGATCAAATCCCTGGCCCACGGGAACCCCGACCTCGCCCAGCGGGCGCTGAACCGCGAGCGCCAGGCCAACAAGATCTTCGTCCTCCTGCTTCGTCTCATCTTCACGGCCTACCAGAACCCCAACCTCGCCCGGGCGATCGGTCTCGACGACGGGTTCCCGCTGATCGGCTACCGCTCGATCGCCAAGAACCTGGAGTTGACCGCCGACAACGCCGAAGACATCGCGGAGATCGCACTGGAGGCGACCGACCACTCGCTGAACGTCGAGTCCTCGACGATGCGGCGCATCCGGGAGTTCACCGACAAAGTCAACGAGATCAGTGAACTCGCGGTCCAGGCCGCCGTCGAACGGGACTACGACACGGCGATCAAGGTCCGTGAGGAGTACGCCAAGATCGGCGACCGGGAACACGAGATCCTCGACGATCTCCCGGAGATGGACAACGAGTCCCTGCTCCAGATACGAGAGGTGCTGGTCAGCCTCCGACAGACCGCCGAGTACGCCGTCCGAAACGCCGAAATCGCGACGAACCTCGCGCTCAACGAGGAGTCCGAACACACCACGATCGAGTGA
- a CDS encoding HNH endonuclease — protein sequence MAGKRSLYFQHEINRRWDDPSNYGEASSAYGDGRYPPDWDARREAVFAFQNYRCARCDDYKGDVDRFELHHLEFLSDGGSNHLDNLVGLCHHCHALMHPDNDNMNGNIGEADMLPHPEADPQVCVARRPVSAVEWNDRGNVIAVLEAKSQDLGDNVISHNRACYRVSESYITELASDLEAAIDKYSLGCPDGKRMLHLRVRSDGTVAVPSDAMVTVSKQTECETKRVPGTGYVRFIFDRTIERFGIRVDAANHESRDTYIEPEGRDHVIQYVVLEQTGSDEPVENTGQTERTVPEADDGTARTKTSLSTQPTTVSANSSTAEPASETHAKGSAYGVYQRILVGMVVCSLCFATVALLLDTRLSAPLGAWIGGVVIGGVLGAISNRL from the coding sequence ATGGCGGGAAAGCGTTCGCTCTATTTCCAGCACGAGATAAACAGACGATGGGACGACCCTTCGAACTACGGAGAGGCGAGTTCGGCGTACGGCGACGGCCGGTATCCGCCCGATTGGGACGCCCGAAGAGAGGCGGTTTTCGCGTTTCAAAACTACCGATGTGCACGCTGTGACGATTACAAAGGGGACGTAGACAGGTTCGAGTTACACCATCTGGAGTTTCTCTCCGACGGTGGTTCCAATCACCTCGACAATCTCGTCGGGCTGTGTCACCACTGTCACGCGTTGATGCACCCGGACAACGACAACATGAACGGGAACATCGGTGAGGCAGACATGCTTCCCCATCCGGAAGCGGACCCACAGGTCTGTGTCGCTCGGCGACCCGTTTCGGCCGTCGAGTGGAACGATCGGGGCAATGTTATCGCGGTGCTCGAAGCGAAGTCACAGGACCTCGGCGACAACGTGATCAGCCATAACCGGGCCTGTTACCGAGTATCGGAGAGCTATATAACTGAGTTAGCCAGCGATCTCGAAGCTGCGATCGACAAGTACAGTCTCGGGTGTCCGGACGGAAAACGGATGTTGCATCTGAGAGTTCGATCCGACGGAACGGTCGCTGTCCCATCCGATGCCATGGTTACGGTGTCGAAACAGACCGAGTGTGAGACGAAGAGAGTGCCTGGAACCGGATACGTCCGGTTCATCTTTGACCGAACCATCGAGCGATTCGGAATCCGAGTCGACGCGGCCAATCACGAGTCACGGGACACGTATATCGAACCGGAGGGGCGAGACCACGTCATCCAGTATGTGGTACTTGAGCAGACTGGATCGGACGAACCCGTGGAAAACACTGGACAGACAGAGAGAACAGTACCAGAGGCCGACGACGGTACGGCAAGGACGAAAACGTCGTTATCCACACAACCGACAACCGTATCGGCGAACTCCAGTACTGCTGAACCAGCATCCGAGACCCACGCCAAGGGGAGCGCATACGGGGTCTATCAGCGTATTCTCGTCGGTATGGTCGTATGCAGCCTGTGTTTCGCTACGGTGGCGCTGTTACTCGATACTCGGTTGAGCGCCCCTCTCGGTGCCTGGATTGGAGGCGTAGTTATCGGCGGAGTCCTCGGCGCTATTAGTAATCGACTGTAG
- a CDS encoding DsbA family protein, whose translation MNRSTRRGFLAASVGVVGLTAGCLSGSGGSPSVPTAEGQPLPAPVAGDADADVTVEVYEDYACPHCRTFSLDVYPQIQTNYISDGSIEYVFNDFPIPVDDAVSWEAASAARAVQDRAGDEAFFTYNKRLFDNQNRLGPSVYAELAEGLDVDGETIREEGVGEAYRPTVSDDRSAGRERGVSGTPTVFVDGESVQWSEVAFGPVQEAIDAALNG comes from the coding sequence ATGAACAGGTCGACACGACGCGGTTTTCTAGCCGCTAGCGTCGGCGTCGTCGGGCTGACTGCCGGGTGTCTCTCGGGCTCCGGCGGCTCCCCGTCGGTGCCGACCGCCGAGGGCCAACCCCTCCCGGCCCCGGTAGCTGGCGACGCCGACGCGGACGTGACCGTCGAAGTCTACGAGGACTACGCCTGCCCACACTGCCGGACGTTCTCGCTCGACGTCTATCCGCAGATCCAGACGAACTACATCTCGGACGGGTCGATCGAGTACGTCTTCAACGACTTCCCGATTCCCGTCGACGATGCGGTCTCCTGGGAGGCAGCGAGCGCGGCCCGGGCGGTCCAGGACCGTGCCGGCGACGAGGCCTTCTTCACGTACAACAAACGGCTGTTCGATAACCAGAACCGCCTCGGACCGTCGGTGTACGCGGAGTTGGCCGAGGGTCTCGACGTCGACGGCGAGACGATCCGGGAGGAAGGCGTCGGCGAGGCCTACCGACCGACAGTCTCCGACGACCGGTCCGCGGGCCGCGAACGCGGCGTCAGCGGGACGCCGACCGTCTTCGTCGACGGCGAGTCCGTCCAGTGGAGCGAGGTCGCCTTCGGCCCCGTCCAGGAGGCGATCGACGCGGCCCTGAACGGATGA
- a CDS encoding DUF5803 family protein: protein MNRRHLALVAVLATLALSGCTGLFGPEPSDPDRLNQNASYDWETTEDATIVVNRSSYTAVYDVENRSTFEVYTRDGLGRERSVPIRGLRFRYENGTVIEPANSSLSATEGSQRTEIQFGGNVSGEVAFSAPRSGKQFTTPTYVDGGSYAVTLPPNARVGIPLLSQVSPGNANTTVPPTSDRMTVSWGAVDAQMLSVRYYLQRDLLLFGGLTVGGIVVAIVGSVYYYRQLQAVKRRREEAGIDIEEEDDPRDRGPPPGMR, encoded by the coding sequence ATGAACCGCCGCCACCTCGCACTGGTCGCCGTCCTCGCGACGCTCGCGCTGTCGGGCTGTACCGGCCTGTTTGGACCGGAACCGTCCGATCCCGACCGACTGAACCAGAACGCGAGCTACGACTGGGAGACGACCGAGGACGCGACCATCGTCGTCAACCGGTCGTCGTACACGGCTGTCTACGACGTCGAGAACCGGTCGACCTTCGAAGTGTACACGCGGGACGGACTGGGTCGGGAGCGGAGTGTCCCGATCCGTGGGCTGCGGTTCCGCTACGAGAACGGGACCGTGATCGAACCGGCGAACTCGTCGCTGAGTGCCACCGAAGGCAGCCAGCGGACGGAGATCCAGTTCGGGGGGAACGTCTCCGGCGAGGTCGCCTTTTCGGCACCGCGGTCCGGCAAACAGTTCACGACGCCGACGTACGTCGACGGTGGAAGTTACGCCGTCACGCTCCCACCGAACGCCCGGGTCGGCATCCCGCTGCTCTCGCAAGTCAGTCCGGGGAACGCCAACACGACTGTCCCCCCGACCAGCGACCGGATGACCGTCTCGTGGGGCGCTGTCGACGCACAGATGCTCAGCGTCCGGTACTACCTCCAGCGTGATCTGCTGTTGTTCGGCGGTCTGACCGTCGGCGGGATCGTCGTCGCGATCGTCGGCTCCGTCTACTACTACCGCCAGCTCCAGGCGGTCAAGCGTCGCCGTGAAGAGGCCGGGATCGATATCGAAGAGGAGGACGACCCACGGGACCGTGGACCGCCGCCGGGGATGAGATAA
- a CDS encoding ATP-NAD kinase family protein produces the protein MRRIGVVVNPIAGMGGRVGLKGTDGKVAEAQRRGAEPRAPDRAREALEAVDDTDAAVDLLTYGDPMGETVAREAGFDPTVVGEPADPDATTGEDTRSAVRAFVDTGVDVVLFVGGDGTAVDVATAIDGAGSETPMLGVPAGVKVYSSVFGVTPRAAGHIVATFAATERAEVNDIDEDAFRGGEVVTELRAVATVPVADQRQSAKQRGGGSIETLASAVAEEAEPGVTYVLGPGSTVGEIKSRLGFDGTALGVDVWRDGEVVAADASEQEILDALGEENVIVVSPIGGQGFVFGRGNQQLSPAVIRRSSIQVVASSRKLDEIGRLRVDTGDSDLDESLTGWLRVRVGRYQQRLVEVVA, from the coding sequence ATGCGACGGATCGGTGTCGTGGTCAACCCGATCGCCGGGATGGGCGGCCGCGTCGGACTCAAGGGGACGGACGGGAAAGTCGCGGAGGCACAGCGCCGCGGGGCCGAACCGCGCGCGCCCGACCGGGCACGCGAAGCACTCGAAGCGGTCGACGACACGGACGCCGCCGTGGACCTGCTGACCTACGGGGACCCGATGGGAGAGACGGTGGCCCGCGAGGCCGGGTTCGACCCGACCGTCGTCGGCGAACCCGCAGATCCGGACGCGACGACCGGCGAGGACACGCGGAGTGCCGTTCGGGCCTTCGTCGATACCGGTGTCGACGTGGTGCTGTTCGTCGGGGGCGACGGGACCGCCGTCGACGTGGCGACTGCGATCGACGGCGCTGGTTCCGAGACACCGATGCTCGGCGTGCCGGCGGGAGTGAAGGTCTACTCCTCCGTGTTCGGAGTGACGCCCCGAGCGGCCGGACACATCGTCGCGACGTTCGCCGCCACCGAGCGTGCCGAGGTCAACGACATCGACGAGGACGCCTTCCGCGGCGGCGAGGTGGTGACCGAACTGCGGGCAGTTGCGACGGTCCCGGTCGCCGACCAGCGCCAGTCGGCCAAGCAACGGGGCGGCGGATCGATCGAGACACTGGCCTCGGCCGTCGCCGAGGAGGCCGAGCCGGGCGTCACCTACGTGCTCGGCCCGGGCAGTACCGTCGGTGAGATCAAATCGCGGCTGGGCTTCGACGGGACGGCGCTGGGCGTCGACGTCTGGCGTGACGGCGAGGTGGTGGCCGCGGACGCCAGCGAACAGGAGATTCTGGACGCGCTGGGTGAGGAAAACGTCATCGTCGTCTCGCCGATCGGCGGCCAGGGGTTCGTCTTCGGTCGCGGGAACCAACAGCTCTCCCCGGCGGTGATACGCCGGTCGAGCATCCAGGTCGTCGCGTCGAGCCGGAAGTTAGACGAGATCGGACGTCTCAGGGTCGACACCGGCGACTCAGACCTCGACGAGTCGCTTACCGGGTGGCTCCGCGTCCGTGTCGGTCGGTACCAACAGCGACTCGTCGAGGTCGTCGCCTGA
- a CDS encoding DUF7525 family protein, with amino-acid sequence MASTDAETDMGLGLGLVFGLVAVGAALLTTVNGYTYATRTAQGLEATGLQVSSGVAFGVAMLAAGLAIVAVHVFDG; translated from the coding sequence ATGGCTTCAACGGACGCAGAGACCGACATGGGACTCGGGCTCGGACTCGTCTTCGGGCTCGTCGCGGTCGGTGCAGCGTTGCTGACGACAGTCAACGGGTACACGTACGCCACACGAACCGCGCAGGGGCTCGAAGCGACGGGGCTCCAGGTCTCCAGTGGCGTCGCCTTCGGTGTCGCCATGCTCGCCGCCGGGCTCGCTATCGTCGCCGTCCACGTCTTCGACGGCTGA
- a CDS encoding carbon-nitrogen family hydrolase, which produces MRIALAQLEIEAGAVEHNVDSAIEAIRRAGSDGTDLVVLPELFTVGYFAFDLYARHAESVAGETIGRLADAARDTDTAVLAGSIVEDLAASAADGIEVPQSSGLANTSVFLGREGDRRGTYRKHHLFGYDSAESSLLEPGERVDTVEFGGFTIGMTTCYDLRFPGLYRRLVDEGATLVCVPSAWPYPRVEHWELFGQTRAVENQLYVAAANGVGAFDDAELLGRSTVYDPWGTVLASSADEPALVTADLDPDRVERVRDEFPALADRRTDWG; this is translated from the coding sequence ATGAGGATCGCACTGGCCCAACTGGAGATCGAGGCCGGCGCCGTCGAGCACAACGTCGACAGTGCCATCGAGGCGATCCGGCGTGCGGGCTCGGACGGCACCGATCTGGTCGTCCTCCCGGAGCTGTTCACCGTCGGCTACTTCGCGTTCGATCTGTACGCACGCCACGCAGAGAGCGTCGCGGGCGAGACAATCGGCCGACTCGCCGACGCGGCACGGGACACCGATACGGCGGTGCTGGCCGGCAGTATCGTCGAGGACCTCGCCGCCAGCGCCGCTGACGGCATCGAGGTGCCACAGTCCTCGGGGCTGGCGAACACCTCGGTGTTTCTCGGGCGGGAGGGTGACCGGCGCGGGACCTACCGGAAACACCACCTCTTCGGGTACGATTCGGCCGAATCCTCGCTGTTAGAGCCCGGCGAACGGGTCGATACCGTCGAGTTCGGCGGGTTCACGATCGGGATGACCACCTGCTACGATCTGCGGTTCCCGGGGCTGTACCGCCGACTCGTCGACGAGGGGGCGACCCTGGTCTGTGTCCCGAGCGCCTGGCCGTATCCCCGGGTCGAGCACTGGGAGCTGTTCGGACAGACCAGAGCCGTCGAGAACCAACTGTACGTGGCCGCCGCCAACGGTGTCGGAGCCTTCGACGACGCCGAACTACTGGGCCGATCGACGGTGTACGACCCGTGGGGGACGGTGCTCGCGAGTTCCGCGGACGAACCCGCGCTCGTGACCGCGGACCTCGACCCGGACCGGGTCGAGCGGGTCCGCGATGAGTTCCCGGCGCTGGCCGACCGACGGACGGACTGGGGATAG
- a CDS encoding SRPBCC family protein produces the protein MTVRVEQTIRVSAPPERVWEFIADPEKRARSISVVTDWEDRGDGTSTWFLRLPIPVINRTVTVDTEDVERRPPEYVRFVGKSKVMRVQGEHELEATEDGGTALHNRFVVDGRFPGVERFFKRNLGDEIDNLETALREDLGMEV, from the coding sequence ATGACCGTCCGGGTCGAGCAGACCATCAGAGTGTCGGCGCCCCCCGAACGCGTCTGGGAGTTTATCGCCGACCCGGAGAAACGTGCCCGTTCGATCAGCGTCGTTACCGACTGGGAAGACCGCGGTGACGGGACCTCGACGTGGTTCCTGCGGCTTCCGATCCCCGTCATCAACAGGACCGTCACGGTCGACACGGAGGACGTCGAGCGACGACCGCCGGAGTACGTCCGGTTCGTCGGGAAGTCGAAGGTGATGCGCGTCCAGGGCGAACACGAACTGGAGGCGACCGAGGACGGCGGGACGGCGCTACACAACCGTTTCGTCGTCGACGGTCGGTTTCCCGGCGTCGAACGCTTCTTCAAACGGAACCTCGGCGACGAGATCGACAACCTAGAAACGGCACTGCGCGAGGACCTCGGAATGGAAGTATGA